The window ACCTTCCGCGAGAGGATGCGGCCCGGAAAGGATTCCGGGCCGAGCGGTAGCGGATTCCGGGCCAAGCGGTAGCGGATTCCGGGCCGAGCGGTAGCGGATTCCGGGCCGAGCGGTAGCGGATTCCGGGCCAAGCGGTAGCGGATTCCGGGCCGAGCGGACACCGGGACTTTCCATCTTTCATCCTTTCGCCTTCATCCTTTTGTGGATGACAGGAGCCTCACGGCGATGGAGCGCGCCTTCCGGGCGCATGGAGACTCATCGATGTCACTACTGGTGACCGGCAGTATCGCAATTGACGATGTGAGAAGCCCCTTTGGCAGCGCCGAGGGCGTCTATGGAGGCTCGGCCGTGTATTTCTCATTCGCGGCCACGCTCTTTGTCCCGGTGCGGTTCGTAGGCGTCGTCGGCGAGGATTTCCCGGATGATTTCCGCGCGTTCCTGACGAAGCGGAACATCGATCTGGCAGGGCTCGAAGTCCGCAGGGGCAGCAAGACCTTCCGCTGGTCGGGGCAGTATGACCAGGTGACCAGTGATGCCGAGACCATCGCCATTGAACTGAACGTGCTGGCGGAGGCCGGCCCGAGGATCCCTCCGCAGTTCGCCGACAGTGAGTACGTTTTCCTGGCCGCGACGCACCCCTCGTTGCAGCAGGATCTTGTCGGCCAGCTCAAGTCTCCAAGACTGATCGTAGCGGACACGCGCAACCTCTGGATCACCAATGAACGAGCCGCCCTGCTCAAGACCTTCAGCATGGTTCACGGGGCCATCCTCAACGATGCCGAGGCTCGTTTGCTGACCGACAGGCACAACCTGGTGCTCGCCGGCCGACGGATCATCGAATGGGGACCGCGGTTCGTGGTGATCAAGAAGGGTGAAAACGGCGTGATGCTGGTCACCAAAGACACGGTGGCGGTGCTGCCGGCTTTCCCGACGACCGAAGTCAAGGATCCGACCGGGGCGGGTGACAGCTTCGCCGGCGGGATGATGGGCTGCCTGGCTAAACAACGCGACTTCAGCGAGGTCTCGCTCAAACGGGCCCTCGCTTACGGTACCATCACCGCGTCTTTTACCATTGAGGATTTCAGTCTGCGACGGATCGAGAAGGTGACCATCGACGACGTCAATCGACGGCTGGCCGAGTACAAGGCCATGCTATCGCTGGAATGAGTTGAACCGGCAAGGAACAAAATCGCGAGCGATGGGTTCGCAAGGCGGTCTGCGAGAACCGCCGCGTAGAGATGAAGGAGGACTCACGATGCAGGATTCCACCACAAGACGTTCGTTTCTGCAGGCATTGGGTCTGGGTACCGCCGCTCTCGGCGTGACGGGGATCGCCCGCGCCGAGGAGAAGGTAATCCAGGGATTTGAGAAGGAAGCGACCGATTTGAACGCATCCAAGGACTGGAAGCCCGTCTCGGATCGCAAGGTTCGCGTCGGTATTGCCGGATATGGCGTATGCCGGTTCGGGGCGGCGTTCAGCTTCCAGGACCATCCCAACGTCGAGATCGTGGCTGTCAGCGACCTGGATTCCGACAAATGCGCTGCTCTGGCCAAGGCCGTCCGTTGCGAGAAAACCTATCCTTCGGCCGAAGAGATGATCAAGGATCAGAAGATCGAAGCGGTGTTCGTCGCGACCGATGCCCCGAGCCACGCGCGGCTGGCCATAATGGCTCTCCAACACGGCAAGCACGTGTGCTCGGCCGTGCCGGCGTGCTTCGGTTCGATCGAGGACGCCGACAAGCTCTTTGAGGCGGTCAAGACAACCGGCCTCAAGTACATGCTCTTTGAGACCTCGTATTTCCATGCCGATTTGTACGCCATGCGGGAGATCTACAAGGCCGGCGGCTTCGGCAAGCTGGTTTACGCCGAAGGAGAGTATTACCACTATATGGAAGAGCCGATCGACTCATACAAAGGTTGGCGCGTCGGCCTGCCGCCGCAGTGGTACCCGACGCACTCGAATGCCTACTACGTCGGCGTGGGAGGGGGCAGCTTCACGGAAGTCTGTTGCATGGGAATGCCCAGCATCATCCCGCACCTTCGGCCCGAGAACAACCCTTACAAGAACCCGTTCGGCACCGAGATCGCTTTATTCCGCACCAGCGAAGGCGGATCGGCGCGGATGGCGGTCAGTTGGGACTCTCCGGGCGCGGGCGGCGAGATGGGCCGGATTCGAGGGCAGCGGGGCACGTTTTACGGCAAGTACGAGGGACTGGAGAAGAACCTGCCGGATACCAGGCGCCCGCCGCTTCCGCCCAAGGTGGAAGCCGGAGGTCACGGCGGCTCGCACGGCCACCTGATGAACGAATTCGTCACCGCGATCCTCCAAGACCGCAAGCCGCTGGTGGATATCGCCCAGGCATTGAACATGACCGTTGCCGGCATCGTTGCTCACCAGTCGGCTTTGAAGGACGGTGAACTGCTCAAGATACCGCAGTACAAACTGTGACCGAGTGGTCCGATGAACGCTGGCAGAGAATCGGGCAGTCTCCTCTACGTGGTGCTGTTGGTGCTGGTCGCGGCGCTGGGCGGTTTGTTGTTCGGTTACGACACGGCGGTGATTTCGGGCGCGACCGAGTTCCTGAGTCAGAAGTTCGCGCTCGACGAGAACTGGGAAGGCTGGGCCGCGGCCTGCACCTTGCTGGGCTGCATGCTCGGTGCGGGCACGGCCGGAACGCTGAGCGATCGCTTCGGTCGCAAGAAGACGATGCTGTTGGCGGCGGTCCTGTTTGGCCTGTCCGCGTTGGGCGCGGCATTGCCTCGCAACCTTAACCAGTTCGTCATGGCACGGATGATCGGCGGGCTTGGCATCGGCATTGCCTCGATGATGTCGCCGATGTACATCGCCGAGGTTTCACCGAGCCGCATCCGCGGCCGCCTGGTTTCGGTCAACCAGTTCGCCATCATCTTCGGCATGCTGGTGGTCTACTTCGTCAATGCCTACATCGCCAGGCAGGGCGGCGCAGACGACCAGGATTGGAACATCCATTACGGCTGGCGCTGGATGTTCGGCTCCGGTGTGTTGCCGGCGGTTTTATTCTTCGTGCTGCTGTTCTTTGTGCCGGAAAGCCCGCGGTGGTTGGTGAGCCGGGGGCAGGAGGACCGGGCCGAATCCGTCCTGGCTCGCATCGGCGGGAAAGCTCATGCCGGGCGTGAAATCGGCGAAATCCGCGACGCCCTCTCGCTGGAGACGAGTTCACTGGGTCAGCTTTTCGCCCCGCGGATGCGGCTGCCGCTGCTGATCGGCATCGGGCTGGCCGTTCTCCAGCAAATCACGGGGATCAACATCGTGCTGTACTACGCGCCCAAGATCTTCAGCAGCACCGGCCTGAAGATCACCGACGCGATCGGCCACACCGTGCTGGTCGGGGCGGTCAACCTGGCATTTACCGTCGTCGCCATCTGGGTGGTCGACCGAGTCGGGCGCAAGCCGCTGCTGCTGACCGCCTCGGCCGGAATGGGGTTGTCGTTGCTGCTGCTGGGCGAAGCATTCCGGCGCGAACGATTCCACGGGCCGTGGGTGCTGGTTCTGGTGCTGGCTTACGTTGCCTCATTCGCGATTGCCATGGGGCCCGTCGTGTGGGTGGTGATCGCCGAGATCTTTCCGACCGGCATCCGCGGCCGGGCGATGGCCGTGGCCACCGTGTGTCTGTGGTTCGCCTGCTTCATGGTCACCCAGACGTTTCCGCGCATGCTCAAGCACCTCGGCGGCAACACCTTCTTCATCTACGCGGTCATGTGCGCCTTCTGCTTTGTCTTTGTGGCCGCTTTCGTGCCCGAAACCAAAGGCAAGTCGCTCGAAGAGATTGAGCGCGGCTGGATGCGCCGTGAGAATCGGTAAGCGACCGGCGGCAGCCCAAACCGGCCGCTTTACATTGCCGGTGCGGTCGCGGCCCGCGTCGTCGGGGGCGCGGCTGCGGCGCGGGTCGTCGTTACGGGAACCGATGGCGCGGTGCTTGCGGGCCGTGTCCCCAAGACCGGGTATGTCGCGGGAACCGCGTGTGGGGTCTTGGAGGGCGGGCTCTCCACAAGGAATCGCCAAGTGTGACGGTCGCCCCAGCCGGCCATGCGCCGACCGTCGAAGAACAGCGTCGGGGTCGCGTTGACGCCCAAGGCACTGCCTTGGCCCACGTTGGAGCGGATTCGATCCCAAATGCCGTACGTCTTGATCTGTTTCCAGAGTGCGTCGTGGTCTATTCCCAGCTTCTCGCAAGCTTGCTTGACATATTCGGTGCTGCGCTTGGCGAAACCTTCCGGATCGCGGAACAGCTCGTCGTGCATTTTCCAGAACGTTTCATTCCCGCCAAGAATCCGGGCAGCCTCGGCCGTGACGGCGGCGGCACAGGCCGCGCCGTGCGGCGTGTTCTTGATGTAGATGTTGCACGTGGTGTTCATGGGGAAGTACTTGAAGACCACGCGGAAGCGGCCCGGGTATTCCTTCATGCGCTCATCGAGCATGTCAGCTATCAGTCTGCAATGCGGACACTGGAAGTCAGTGAAAACGACCACGGTGTGTGGGGCGTCGGCCGGGCCGCGGACCGGGTCCTCGGGCATGATCGGAATCTGCAACTGGGGTTGAGACATGAACTTCGCGTGTTTGGCGGCATAATCGCCGTCGTATTCCTGCCACTTCGCGAAGTACTCGTTGCTGTAGGCCTTCCGCAAACGTGACTGGTAGATTCCCCAGCCGGCAGCGCTCATAGCGGCGGCCGTCAATACGGCGGCCAGGACCAGATGCAGCGGTGGGTGAGACAACTCTGACTGGCGGCCGTACGAACTCTCCACGATGTGCCCGGCCGGCGCGACCGCGGGGCCCGCCGCCATGCCCTGTCTTGGCCACAGAAGCAGGGTCACCAGCAGCAGCGCCAGGGTCAGCACATGCACCAGAAAACACAACCAGCAGGGCCGATCAAACCTGGACCACATGATCACGTCAAGCCAGATGCAGATCACGGCTCCGACGGCCGCCCCCAGAACGGGCAGAAAATGCAACCACCGCCGCGACCCGCGCGCCTGCCCCACCGTGATGTACCACGAGGCCATGCAGGCGAAAAACGCAAATCCGAACATCGCCGTCGGGATGGTCACACTCTTGTCGCCCCGGCCCAGCACTATTTTGCCCCACTTGCTGGCCAGGATCGCGTCGCAGCTTGACTGCCCCTCGGCGTCTTCACACATGGCGCCGAGAACCGGATCGCTGCCGACCTCGACAGCAACGTGACGCTGAAGGAGAACGGCGCTGGCCGCCAGACCCGCCAAGGCCAGCAGCGCCGCAAAGACCACGCCGGTGACTGCTGCTGCGCTTTGTCTCATATCGTATGTGTCCTCGATGTTCTTGTCCGCGTCGGATCACGGCTGCGGCCTTGTCGCCGCCATGGAAGGCCGCTCGTCCTGCCGCGTCGGTGCTGCCGACGTCCCCGACACCGGAATACTCGACGAAGGCACCCGCGACGTCATGATCTTCAACCACAGAGCGTCGGTCGCGTGCGGCCGCCAGACTCGCTTGTTATCCACGAAAATCGCGGGTGTTGAATCAACCTTGATGAAGTCCACGTCGCCGGGCTTGATATTCGGCAGGTTCTTGCCGAGATTGGCCCCTTCGTCCAGATCAGCCTTGACCCGGGCCATGGCCTGGTCGCCGGCCATCGCCTGCTCAAAGGCCTGTTCGTCCAGTCCGATCTCGCGCGCCAGGACATTGAAGTCCCGATTCTCCTTCCATCCTTTCCATCTCGCCTGACTGTCCCAGAGAAGGTCGTGCATTTTCCAGTAGGCCTCGTCGCCGCCGACGATCCGGGCCGCCTCCGCCGCCAGCGCCGCCTTGCAGGCGGCCGGATGCAGGTTGTGGGACGCGTAAGGACTACAGTCGGTGCAGATCGGCCAATACTTGAATGTCATGCGGATCAATCCGCCGTAACGCTCGCTCAGCGGCAACAGTCTCGTGTTGGTGTAGTCCTCGAATCGCTTGCACCCCGGACATCCGAAGTCGCTGTACACCACGAGTGTGTGCGGAGCATTGACCGGGCCGCGGAACGGTCGGTCCTCGAGCGAGATGGGCACGGGCGGTGAGATTTCCCATGCCGTGTAGGCGTGCTGCCAGCGCGTCTGGTAGTAATCCAGTTGCTTCTGGTAATGCTTCTGGTAAGCCTCGGCGGTGGTGAGCTTCTTGTGCGCGTCGATGACCTTTTGAATCAGCACCTCGGCGGGCTGCGTCGTCAGCGTCGCGAGCAGCTCCTTCTCATCGACGGGCTGGGTGGTCGAAACCTCCTTCTCAACAACGGACCGCTCAGCCGCGACGGTCGGCGACAACCACTGGTATTCCCCCCAGATCGCCACCAACGCCACGATCGGGGTCGCCACCAGAATGCGCAAGGTCGGCCAATGAGTCACGGAAGGGGCAAACCACGCAACGGCGGGTGTGGCCGAGGCGCGGGGCGGGGCTGCGGCGGCTTCGTCCGATTCCCGCGGCCAGAGCGCCAAAGCGAAAACAAAGAGCAGCAGCGACAGCACGTGGGTGATCACACACAGCGGACAGTAGTACTTCAGTCTGGTCCACATGACGTACTCGAAGAATGCGCTGACACCGAGGCCGACGGCCGTCCCACTTACAAGAATGAG of the Phycisphaerae bacterium genome contains:
- a CDS encoding sugar porter family MFS transporter, with the translated sequence MNAGRESGSLLYVVLLVLVAALGGLLFGYDTAVISGATEFLSQKFALDENWEGWAAACTLLGCMLGAGTAGTLSDRFGRKKTMLLAAVLFGLSALGAALPRNLNQFVMARMIGGLGIGIASMMSPMYIAEVSPSRIRGRLVSVNQFAIIFGMLVVYFVNAYIARQGGADDQDWNIHYGWRWMFGSGVLPAVLFFVLLFFVPESPRWLVSRGQEDRAESVLARIGGKAHAGREIGEIRDALSLETSSLGQLFAPRMRLPLLIGIGLAVLQQITGINIVLYYAPKIFSSTGLKITDAIGHTVLVGAVNLAFTVVAIWVVDRVGRKPLLLTASAGMGLSLLLLGEAFRRERFHGPWVLVLVLAYVASFAIAMGPVVWVVIAEIFPTGIRGRAMAVATVCLWFACFMVTQTFPRMLKHLGGNTFFIYAVMCAFCFVFVAAFVPETKGKSLEEIERGWMRRENR
- a CDS encoding Gfo/Idh/MocA family oxidoreductase; translation: MQDSTTRRSFLQALGLGTAALGVTGIARAEEKVIQGFEKEATDLNASKDWKPVSDRKVRVGIAGYGVCRFGAAFSFQDHPNVEIVAVSDLDSDKCAALAKAVRCEKTYPSAEEMIKDQKIEAVFVATDAPSHARLAIMALQHGKHVCSAVPACFGSIEDADKLFEAVKTTGLKYMLFETSYFHADLYAMREIYKAGGFGKLVYAEGEYYHYMEEPIDSYKGWRVGLPPQWYPTHSNAYYVGVGGGSFTEVCCMGMPSIIPHLRPENNPYKNPFGTEIALFRTSEGGSARMAVSWDSPGAGGEMGRIRGQRGTFYGKYEGLEKNLPDTRRPPLPPKVEAGGHGGSHGHLMNEFVTAILQDRKPLVDIAQALNMTVAGIVAHQSALKDGELLKIPQYKL
- a CDS encoding PfkB family carbohydrate kinase translates to MSLLVTGSIAIDDVRSPFGSAEGVYGGSAVYFSFAATLFVPVRFVGVVGEDFPDDFRAFLTKRNIDLAGLEVRRGSKTFRWSGQYDQVTSDAETIAIELNVLAEAGPRIPPQFADSEYVFLAATHPSLQQDLVGQLKSPRLIVADTRNLWITNERAALLKTFSMVHGAILNDAEARLLTDRHNLVLAGRRIIEWGPRFVVIKKGENGVMLVTKDTVAVLPAFPTTEVKDPTGAGDSFAGGMMGCLAKQRDFSEVSLKRALAYGTITASFTIEDFSLRRIEKVTIDDVNRRLAEYKAMLSLE
- a CDS encoding vitamin K epoxide reductase family protein gives rise to the protein MRTGPIRTVVWLAAMASCVAGIWLSRELTFEYLKTHGFAPVAAATENDGETSWFDAICSATESASCEEVAQSPYSVWPFGSKPGQFHVPVALLGMFYFTAVLAWLGLVGICSPSRWWAHLILVSGTAVGLGVSAFFEYVMWTRLKYYCPLCVITHVLSLLLFVFALALWPRESDEAAAAPPRASATPAVAWFAPSVTHWPTLRILVATPIVALVAIWGEYQWLSPTVAAERSVVEKEVSTTQPVDEKELLATLTTQPAEVLIQKVIDAHKKLTTAEAYQKHYQKQLDYYQTRWQHAYTAWEISPPVPISLEDRPFRGPVNAPHTLVVYSDFGCPGCKRFEDYTNTRLLPLSERYGGLIRMTFKYWPICTDCSPYASHNLHPAACKAALAAEAARIVGGDEAYWKMHDLLWDSQARWKGWKENRDFNVLAREIGLDEQAFEQAMAGDQAMARVKADLDEGANLGKNLPNIKPGDVDFIKVDSTPAIFVDNKRVWRPHATDALWLKIMTSRVPSSSIPVSGTSAAPTRQDERPSMAATRPQP
- a CDS encoding vitamin K epoxide reductase family protein, encoding MRQSAAAVTGVVFAALLALAGLAASAVLLQRHVAVEVGSDPVLGAMCEDAEGQSSCDAILASKWGKIVLGRGDKSVTIPTAMFGFAFFACMASWYITVGQARGSRRWLHFLPVLGAAVGAVICIWLDVIMWSRFDRPCWLCFLVHVLTLALLLVTLLLWPRQGMAAGPAVAPAGHIVESSYGRQSELSHPPLHLVLAAVLTAAAMSAAGWGIYQSRLRKAYSNEYFAKWQEYDGDYAAKHAKFMSQPQLQIPIMPEDPVRGPADAPHTVVVFTDFQCPHCRLIADMLDERMKEYPGRFRVVFKYFPMNTTCNIYIKNTPHGAACAAAVTAEAARILGGNETFWKMHDELFRDPEGFAKRSTEYVKQACEKLGIDHDALWKQIKTYGIWDRIRSNVGQGSALGVNATPTLFFDGRRMAGWGDRHTWRFLVESPPSKTPHAVPATYPVLGTRPASTAPSVPVTTTRAAAAPPTTRAATAPAM